One window of Triplophysa rosa linkage group LG10, Trosa_1v2, whole genome shotgun sequence genomic DNA carries:
- the myct1b gene encoding myc target protein 1 homolog, with product MASNETNAIWEILKPVDFEELILAFCLSILMGLLIGILIFLLLTWMSRRRASVRITRRQNQHADSKSSQNKLCHLSHYKRYGFDKNGEGAGRAVLNLHRQTSVDPNEILGRSPSFQNSTFRPPKKAKKTNDEADDDNQEALIPNITDPFSTVPAESFWLGKGSLRGFLPRQTPPPAYDSVIHIFQESTT from the exons ATGGCTTCAAATGAAACAAATGCGATATGGGAAATTCTAAAACCTGTTGATTTTG AGGAGCTCATCCTAGCATTCTGCTTGTCCATATTGATGGGTCTACTCATAGGAATCTTGATTTTCCTCCTCCTGACATGGATGTCACGACGTAGAGCTTCAGTCCGAATCACCAGACGTCAAAACCAGCATGCGGACTCTAAAAGCTCACAAAATAAGCTCTGTCACCTCAGCCACTACAAGAGATACGGTTTCGACAAGAACGGCGAAGGTGCTGGTAGAGCCGTATTAAATCTCCACAGACAGACGTCCGTAGACCCCAACGAAATATTGGGAAGAAGCCCCAGTTTCCAAAACTCAACTTTTCGGCCACCAAAAAAGGCGAAAAAGACCAATGATGAAGCAGATGATGATAACCAGGAGGCACTGATTCCAAACATCACAGATCCGTTTAGTACAGTACCAGCAGAGTCATTTTGGTTGGGAAAGGGCAGTCTAAGAGGCTTTCTGCCCCGACAGACTCCACCACCTGCATATGACAGCGTCATTCACATCTTTCAAGAGAGCACTACCTAA